A window of the Corythoichthys intestinalis isolate RoL2023-P3 chromosome 6, ASM3026506v1, whole genome shotgun sequence genome harbors these coding sequences:
- the LOC130918060 gene encoding amyloid beta precursor protein binding family B member 1-like isoform X1, whose translation MGGHDDDDTMPYVGNKQHDKELKKNKLNDWCEQESTGNNAKWRKEGQNQLRKVSENQQEQDHNCNISQNGNLEEEREESPKVATREEANNILNEPLLIHTADDDEEKEREEEDKGEKLEEAATDWEKAQSGGGIEGSVPGRNACLLFANVNASPSDDEANWPAAAQDNVTDATSPNGNRDSFWDSNAFETDTDLPTGWMRVRDTSGTYYWHIPTGTTQWEPPSPLGKIDDSVLSSTMSLETTPCEEPEETWGQFSSTEESADGELWKEEGEVTSDQSLREFEGATLRYASINLNYNCSQPEDEEKMIPPCTDLESKCFAVRSLGWVEMSEEDMAPGKSSVAVNNCIRQLSYHKHNLHDTAGIWGEGKDMLMVLENDTMNLIDPLGQTLLHTQPIGSIRVWGVGRDNGRDFAYVARDNLTQVLKCHVFRCDSPAKNIATTLHEMCSKIMMERKASKSGLSRLSSDTGKPLSVEEFPAPKNELFQRFHVYYLGSEPVVKPVGKKRIIFYSTHQISILTLYNQRKFFSGMDVINDALEAAVEGKDKNDWTPVSVNVAPATLTILAKQTEEVLSECRVRFLSFMGVGKDVRTFAFIMADGPRDFTCHKFWCEPNAASLSEAVQAACMLRYQKCLDARPPSLASCLPTPPTDSVARRVKKGVQSLLGSFKSYRSGSQSP comes from the exons ATGGGCGGCCACGATGATGACGACACGATGCCGTATGTGGGCAACAAACAGCACGACAAAGAGCTGAAGAAGAACAAACTCAATGATTGGTGCGAGCAGGAGTCAACGGGCAACAATGCCAAGTGGCGCAAGGAGGGCCAGAACCAGTTGCGTAAAGTGAGCGAAAACCAGCAGGAGCAGGACCACAACTGCAACATTTCTCAAAATGGCAACCTGGAGGAGGAGCGCGAGGAGTCCCCCAAAGTAGCCACCCGGGAGGAGGCCAATAACATCCTCAATGAGCCGCTCCTCATCCACACCGCCGATGATGATGAAGAGAAGGAGAGAGAAGAGGAGGACAAGGGCGAGAAGTTGGAAGAAGCGGCTACAGATTGGGAGAAGGCCCAGTCAGGTGGAGGAATAGAAGGTAGCGTCCCTGGGAGGAATGCGTGCCTCCTTTTCGCCAATGTCAACGCGTCCCCGAGCGATGACGAGGCCAACTGGCCTGCCGCCGCTCAAGACAATGTTACTGATGCTACTTCTCCCAACGGCAATAGAG ACTCCTTTTGGGACTCCAATGCCTTCGAGACGGACACTGACCTACCTACCGGCTGGATGAGAGTGCGTGATACGTCGGGCACATACTACTGGCATATTCCCACCGGCACCACACAGTGGGAGCCCCCCTCACCCCTGGGGAAGATTGACGACTCTGTGCTGTCGTCCACCATGTCACTGGAGACCACCCCATGCGAGGAGCCTGAG GAAACCTGGGGTCAGTTTTCTAGCACAGAAGAAAGCGCTGATGGAGAGCTGTGGAAg GAGGAAGGAGAGGTTACGTCCGATCAAAGCCTGCGAGAGTTTGAGGGAGCAACTCTACGTTATGCTTCAATCAACCTCAA CTACAACTGCTCCCAGCCTGAGGATGAAGAGAAGATGATTCCACCCTGCACAGATTTAGAAAGCAAG TGCTTCGCAGTGCGTTCTTTGGGCTGGGTGGAGATGTCTGAGGAAGACATGGCGCCCGGCAAGAGCAGCGTGGCAGTCAACAATTGTATTCGACAACTCTCGTACCACAAACACAACTTGCACGACACCGCCGGGATCTGGGGAGAG GGTAAGGACATGCTGATGGTGCTGGAGAACGACACCATGAACCTAATCGATCCACTAGGTCAGACGCTGCTCCACACGCAGCCTATCGGCAGCATCCGTGTTTGGGGTGTTGGCAGAGACAATGGCAG GGATTTTGCTTATGTGGCTCGGGACAACCTGACGCAAGTCCTTAAGTGTCATGTGTTCCGCTGCGACTCGCCCGCCAAGAACATCGCCACCACTTTGCACGAGATGTGTTCCAAG ATAATGATGGAAAGAAAGGCATCAAAGTCAGGCTTGAGTCGTCTCAGCTCGGACACTGGGAAACCTTTGTCGGTGGAAG AGTTTCCAGCTCCCAAAAATGAACTTTTCCAGCGCTTCCATGTGTATTACCTTGGTAGTGAGCCTGTGGTGAAGCCTGTGGGTAAGAAAAGAATCATTTTCTACAGTACTCATCAGATCTCCATCCTCACATTATATAACCAGAGGAAATTCTTTTCAGGTATGGATGTGATCAATGACGCACTGGAGGCGGCTGTAGAGGGCAAAGACAAGAATGACTGGACGCCAGTTTCTGTCAACGTGGCGCCTGCGACGCTCACCATACTTGCAAAACAG ACTGAAGAAGTGCTGTCAGAGTGCCGGGTGCGGTTCCTTTCCTTTATGGGCGTGGGCAAAGACGTGCGCACCTTTGCATTCATCATGGCCGATGGCCCAAGAGACTTCACCTGCCACAAGTTCTGGTGCGAGCCCAATGCTGCCAGTCTCAGCGAGGCCGTCCAGGCCGCCTGCATG
- the LOC130918060 gene encoding amyloid beta precursor protein binding family B member 1-like isoform X2, whose amino-acid sequence MGGHDDDDTMPYVGNKQHDKELKKNKLNDWCEQESTGNNAKWRKEGQNQLRKVSENQQEQDHNCNISQNGNLEEEREESPKVATREEANNILNEPLLIHTADDDEEKEREEEDKGEKLEEAATDWEKAQSGGGIEGSVPGRNACLLFANVNASPSDDEANWPAAAQDNVTDATSPNGNRDSFWDSNAFETDTDLPTGWMRVRDTSGTYYWHIPTGTTQWEPPSPLGKIDDSVLSSTMSLETTPCEEPEETWGQFSSTEESADGELWKEEGEVTSDQSLREFEGATLRYASINLNYNCSQPEDEEKMIPPCTDLESKCFAVRSLGWVEMSEEDMAPGKSSVAVNNCIRQLSYHKHNLHDTAGIWGEGKDMLMVLENDTMNLIDPLGQTLLHTQPIGSIRVWGVGRDNGRDFAYVARDNLTQVLKCHVFRCDSPAKNIATTLHEMCSKIMMERKASKSGLSRLSSDTGKPLSVEEFPAPKNELFQRFHVYYLGSEPVVKPVGMDVINDALEAAVEGKDKNDWTPVSVNVAPATLTILAKQTEEVLSECRVRFLSFMGVGKDVRTFAFIMADGPRDFTCHKFWCEPNAASLSEAVQAACMLRYQKCLDARPPSLASCLPTPPTDSVARRVKKGVQSLLGSFKSYRSGSQSP is encoded by the exons ATGGGCGGCCACGATGATGACGACACGATGCCGTATGTGGGCAACAAACAGCACGACAAAGAGCTGAAGAAGAACAAACTCAATGATTGGTGCGAGCAGGAGTCAACGGGCAACAATGCCAAGTGGCGCAAGGAGGGCCAGAACCAGTTGCGTAAAGTGAGCGAAAACCAGCAGGAGCAGGACCACAACTGCAACATTTCTCAAAATGGCAACCTGGAGGAGGAGCGCGAGGAGTCCCCCAAAGTAGCCACCCGGGAGGAGGCCAATAACATCCTCAATGAGCCGCTCCTCATCCACACCGCCGATGATGATGAAGAGAAGGAGAGAGAAGAGGAGGACAAGGGCGAGAAGTTGGAAGAAGCGGCTACAGATTGGGAGAAGGCCCAGTCAGGTGGAGGAATAGAAGGTAGCGTCCCTGGGAGGAATGCGTGCCTCCTTTTCGCCAATGTCAACGCGTCCCCGAGCGATGACGAGGCCAACTGGCCTGCCGCCGCTCAAGACAATGTTACTGATGCTACTTCTCCCAACGGCAATAGAG ACTCCTTTTGGGACTCCAATGCCTTCGAGACGGACACTGACCTACCTACCGGCTGGATGAGAGTGCGTGATACGTCGGGCACATACTACTGGCATATTCCCACCGGCACCACACAGTGGGAGCCCCCCTCACCCCTGGGGAAGATTGACGACTCTGTGCTGTCGTCCACCATGTCACTGGAGACCACCCCATGCGAGGAGCCTGAG GAAACCTGGGGTCAGTTTTCTAGCACAGAAGAAAGCGCTGATGGAGAGCTGTGGAAg GAGGAAGGAGAGGTTACGTCCGATCAAAGCCTGCGAGAGTTTGAGGGAGCAACTCTACGTTATGCTTCAATCAACCTCAA CTACAACTGCTCCCAGCCTGAGGATGAAGAGAAGATGATTCCACCCTGCACAGATTTAGAAAGCAAG TGCTTCGCAGTGCGTTCTTTGGGCTGGGTGGAGATGTCTGAGGAAGACATGGCGCCCGGCAAGAGCAGCGTGGCAGTCAACAATTGTATTCGACAACTCTCGTACCACAAACACAACTTGCACGACACCGCCGGGATCTGGGGAGAG GGTAAGGACATGCTGATGGTGCTGGAGAACGACACCATGAACCTAATCGATCCACTAGGTCAGACGCTGCTCCACACGCAGCCTATCGGCAGCATCCGTGTTTGGGGTGTTGGCAGAGACAATGGCAG GGATTTTGCTTATGTGGCTCGGGACAACCTGACGCAAGTCCTTAAGTGTCATGTGTTCCGCTGCGACTCGCCCGCCAAGAACATCGCCACCACTTTGCACGAGATGTGTTCCAAG ATAATGATGGAAAGAAAGGCATCAAAGTCAGGCTTGAGTCGTCTCAGCTCGGACACTGGGAAACCTTTGTCGGTGGAAG AGTTTCCAGCTCCCAAAAATGAACTTTTCCAGCGCTTCCATGTGTATTACCTTGGTAGTGAGCCTGTGGTGAAGCCTGTGG GTATGGATGTGATCAATGACGCACTGGAGGCGGCTGTAGAGGGCAAAGACAAGAATGACTGGACGCCAGTTTCTGTCAACGTGGCGCCTGCGACGCTCACCATACTTGCAAAACAG ACTGAAGAAGTGCTGTCAGAGTGCCGGGTGCGGTTCCTTTCCTTTATGGGCGTGGGCAAAGACGTGCGCACCTTTGCATTCATCATGGCCGATGGCCCAAGAGACTTCACCTGCCACAAGTTCTGGTGCGAGCCCAATGCTGCCAGTCTCAGCGAGGCCGTCCAGGCCGCCTGCATG